A genomic stretch from Ictalurus punctatus breed USDA103 chromosome 2, Coco_2.0, whole genome shotgun sequence includes:
- the LOC108277120 gene encoding E3 ubiquitin/ISG15 ligase TRIM25-like: MASNSSIIPLLLPEDELLCAICQTLLKNPVTIPCGHNFCMTCISKHWKFACSSIFCPYCHRKFPSKPVLKTNTVLCAIMEYVGKVFPTSEIVLVPDEKPICNICEEGRELSAVKTCVTCLASFCSVHATPHTTSQALAKHCLCTPVSDIKDLLCKKHSKVLEVFCMNHGAAICWQCTAKHPKCNMCSVEEMRTDWKAALEPVATEAQDRKKATSELLEALNTMSEGIKNAAVKMTEDMQLCFEALMNTINHAQDRAISFIEAEKMEALQKTEKQKERLDDHLLSTSLLMDKIDECINNDSYFNFLLPLPLLPAEVGQLQDVQLDGQAVERMILDIQQLNSSLESQLSTMLQRREEI; this comes from the exons ATGGCCTCCAATTCATCCATTATCCCACTGCTTCTTCCAGAAGATGAGCTATTGTGCGCTATCTGCCAGACGCTCCTGAAGAATCCTGTGACTATACCATGTGGGCACAACTTTTGCATGACCTGCATCAGCAAACACTGGAAATTTGCCtgttcatccattttctgcccCTACTGCCACAGAAAATTCCCCTCAAAGCCGGTCCTAAAGACCAACACTGTTCTCTGTGCAATCATGGAGTATGTTGGGAAGGTGTTTCCAACGTCTGAGATTGTCTTGGTTCCAGATGAAAAACCTATCTGTAACATCTGTGAGGAGGGAAGGGAGCTATCAGCAGTCAAGACCTGTGTGACATGCCTGGCTAGCTTTTGCAGTGTGCACGCCACACCCCATACGACTAGCCAAGCGCTAGCCAAACACTGCCTGTGCACACCGGTTTCAGACATCAAGGATCTGCTGTGTAAGAAGCACAGCAAAGTGCTTGAGGTGTTCTGCATGAACCATGGGGCTGCCATCTGTTGGCAGTGTACAGCAAAGCACCCCAAGTGCAACATGTGCTCAGTGGAAGAAATGAGGACAGACTGGAAG GCTGCACTCGAGCCAGTGGCAACAGAAGCTCAGGACAGAAAGAAGGCCACTAGTGAACTCTTGGAAGCTCTGAATACTATGTCAGAGGGTATAAAG AATGCTGCAGTAAAGATGACTGAAGATATGCAGCTCTGCTTTGAAGCACTGATGAACACCATTAACCATGCCCAGGACAGAGCCATATCCTTTATAGAAGCAGAGAAGATGGAGGCTCTccaaaaaacagaaaagcagaaGGAACGGTTGGATGATCATTTGCTTTCCACATCACTGCTCATGGATAAGATTGATGAGTGCATAAACAATGATTCGTACTTCAACTTTCTTCTG CCTCTACCACTACTGCCTGCAGAGGTTGGTCAACTGCAGGATGTTCAACTGGATGGTCAAGCTGTGGAGAGGATGATATTAGATATTCAACAACTTAACAGTAGTCTGGAATCTCAGCTCAGCACCATGCtgcagagaagagaggaaataTGA
- the LOC108277091 gene encoding E3 ubiquitin/ISG15 ligase TRIM25 has translation MASNSSIIPLLLPEDELLCAICQTLLKNPVTIPCGHNFCMTCISKHWKLAFASIYCPYCRIKFPSKPVLKTNTVLCAIMEHVGKVFPTSEIVLVPDEKPICNICEEGRELSAVKTCVTCLASFCSVHSTSHMNSQALAKHCLCTPVSDIKDLLCKKHSKVLEVFCMNHGAAICWQCTEKHRKCNMCSVEGMRTDWKAALEPVATEAQDRKKATSELLEALNTISEGIKNTAVKMTEDMQLCFEALMNTINHAQDRAISFIEAEKMEALQKTEKQKERLDDHLLSISLLMDKIDECINNDSYFNFLLPLPLLPAEVGQLQDVQLDGQAVERMILDIQQLNSSLESQLSTMLQRREEIREKDMTSDDFRVVSGRSKKRSNLLKYSSGVTFDPVTASASVILSEDDLAVTVDHNGLLTWKDYQVNKEIGFRVLCSQEFSSGQHYWEVQTPEDEDSNWAVGVTYKNSHNHYQSLGQDSSSWCVRWQNKVEDKDNDKLANNMEGTNDGEVILPNSLAKEGAIKFKVPNLESKKNKLEAYLKDDKSHEGLPQDKNKRERNQALLEDVAEGEEKVSDLTEENKCTLTTMQEDKNIPKQSGTGFFASHQQEMNLISQIPPRKIGVLLDFDRGWLSFFLVSNSKVKLCYRFQALFSAPLCPSIWLRDPDSTMIISK, from the exons ATGGCCTCCAATTCATCCATTATCCCACTGCTTCTTCCAGAAGATGAGCTATTGTGTGCTATCTGCCAGACGCTCCTGAAGAATCCTGTGACTATACCATGTGGGCACAACTTTTGTATGACCTGCATCAGCAAACACTGGAAATTAGCCTTTGCATCCATttactgcccctactgccgcatAAAGTTCCCCTCAAAGCCGGTCCTAAAGACCAACACAGTTCTCTGTGCAATCATGGAGCATGTTGGGAAGGTGTTTCCAACGTCTGAGATTGTCTTGGTTCCAGATGAAAAACCTATCTGTAACATCTGTGAGGAGGGAAGGGAGCTATCAGCAGTCAAGACCTGTGTGACATGCCTGGCTAGCTTTTGCAGTGTGCACTCCACATCCCATATGAATAGCCAAGCGCTAGCCAAACACTGCCTGTGCACACCGGTTTCAGACATCAAGGATCTGCTGTGTAAGAAGCACAGCAAAGTGCTTGAGGTGTTCTGCATGAACCATGGGGCTGCCATCTGTTGGCAGTGTACAGAAAAGCACCGCAAGTGCAACATGTGCTCAGTGGAAGGAATGAGGACAGACTGGAAG GCTGCACTCGAGCCAGTGGCAACAGAAGCTCAGGACAGAAAGAAGGCCACTAGTGAACTCTTGGAAGCTCTGAATACTATTTCAGAGGGTATAAAG AATACTGCAGTAAAGATGACTGAAGATATGCAGCTCTGCTTTGAAGCACTGATGAACACCATTAACCATGCCCAGGACAGAGCCATATCCTTTATAGAAGCAGAGAAGATGGAGGCTCTccaaaaaacagaaaagcagaaGGAACGGTTGGATGATCATTTGCTTTCCATATCACTGCTCATGGATAAGATTGATGAGTGCATAAACAATGATTCGTACTTCAACTTTCTTCTG CCTCTACCACTACTGCCTGCAGAGGTTGGTCAACTGCAGGATGTTCAACTGGATGGTCAAGCTGTGGAGAGGATGATATTAGATATTCAACAACTTAACAGTAGTCTGGAATCTCAGCTCAGCACCATGCtgcagagaagagaggaaataCGAGAGAAAG ATATGACATCAGATGACTTCAGAGTTGTCAGCGGCCGCAGCAAAAAACGCAGCAACCTTTTGAAAT ATTCCAGCGGAGTGACCTTTGATCCAGTTACTGCTAGTGCATCTGTGATTCTCTCTGAGGATGACCTGGCTGTCACAGTGGACCACAATGGGTTACTTACCTGGAAAGACTACCAAGTCAACAAGGAGATAGGCTTCAGGGTCCTGTGCTCTCAAGAGTTTAGCAGTGGGCAGCACTACTGGGAGGTTCAGACGCCGGAGGACGAAGACAGCAACTGGGCGGTGGGTGTGACGTACAAAAACAGTCACAACCATTACCAGAGCTTGGGCCAAGACAGCAGCTCCTGGTGTGTCAGGTGGCAGAACAAAGTGGAAGACAAGGATAATGACAAGTTGGCTAACAATATGGAAGGAACAAATGATGGTGAAGTAATATTACCAAACTCACTGGCTAAGGAAGGTGCCATAAAATTCAAGGTGCCCAATCTGGaatcaaagaaaaataaattggAAGCATACCTGAAAGATGATAAGAGCCATGAAGGTCTTCCACAGGACAAgaacaaaagagaaagaaaccaaGCTCTGTTGGAAGATGTAGCAGAAGGAGAGGAAAAAGTGTCTGATTTAACAGAGGAGAACAAATGCACTTTAACAACTATGCAGGAGGACAAAAATATCCCAAAACAGTCAGGCACTGGATTCTTTGCCTCCCATCAGCAGGAGATGAACCTGATCTCGCAGATTCCCCCTAGGAAGATTGGTGTGTTGTTGGACTTTGACAGAGGGTGGCTGTCGTTTTTCTTGGTGTCCAACTCTAAAGTCAAGCTCTGCTACAGGTTTCAGGCCCTGTTTTCTGCTCCCCTCTGCCCCAGCATATGGCTAAGAGATCCAGACAGCACAATGATTATTAGCAAATGA